In a single window of the Pelagibacterium sp. 26DY04 genome:
- the ugpA gene encoding sn-glycerol-3-phosphate ABC transporter permease UgpA, with amino-acid sequence METKRTIFPQKALPYLFVAPQLIITLVFFIWPASQAVKSSFERTDPFGLSTQFVGLTHYIRLFQDPLYLNSVGRTVIFAVAVTAISMGLALLLAAAVSRLIRSSQAYTTLLVWPYAVAPVVAGILWWFLFNSSTGILPYMLRYFGVVWNANLNGDHAMILIIIAASWKQISYNFLFFLAGMQSIPHSLTEAAAIDGAGPFKRFWTIVFPLLSPTTFFLFIINVNYVMFDTFGIIAATTEGGPNQATNILVYKVYSDGFIGLNIGSSSAQSVVLMLFVILLTFVQFRYVERRVQY; translated from the coding sequence ATGGAAACCAAACGCACAATCTTTCCCCAAAAGGCGCTGCCCTATCTGTTCGTGGCGCCCCAATTGATCATCACCCTGGTGTTCTTCATCTGGCCGGCATCCCAGGCGGTCAAATCCTCCTTCGAGCGCACCGACCCCTTCGGGCTCTCGACCCAGTTCGTGGGCCTCACCCACTACATTCGCCTGTTCCAGGATCCGCTCTATCTCAATTCGGTCGGCCGCACCGTGATCTTTGCCGTCGCGGTGACCGCCATTTCCATGGGACTGGCGCTGCTGCTCGCGGCCGCCGTCTCCCGGCTGATCCGCTCGTCCCAAGCCTATACCACCCTGCTGGTCTGGCCCTATGCCGTCGCCCCGGTGGTCGCTGGCATTCTGTGGTGGTTCCTGTTCAATAGCTCCACCGGCATCCTGCCCTATATGCTGCGCTATTTCGGCGTCGTCTGGAACGCCAACCTCAATGGCGACCACGCGATGATCCTCATCATCATCGCGGCGAGCTGGAAGCAGATTTCCTACAATTTCCTGTTCTTTCTAGCCGGCATGCAGTCGATCCCGCACTCGCTCACCGAAGCGGCGGCCATCGATGGCGCGGGCCCCTTCAAGCGGTTCTGGACCATCGTCTTCCCGCTGCTTTCGCCCACCACGTTCTTTTTGTTCATCATCAATGTCAATTACGTGATGTTCGACACCTTCGGCATCATCGCCGCAACCACCGAGGGCGGTCCCAATCAGGCCACCAACATCCTTGTGTACAAGGTTTATTCGGACGGGTTCATCGGCCTCAATATCGGCTCGTCATCGGCCCAGTCGGTGGTCCTGATGCTGTTCGTCATCCTCCTTACCTTCGTGCAGTTCCGCTATGTGGAACGGCGGGTGCAGTATTAG
- the ugpE gene encoding sn-glycerol-3-phosphate ABC transporter permease UgpE produces MVENRPLLTVLTHLVLVVGVIIVAFPVYVAVIAMTHTDVTLNSGAPLLPGGELIANLIAVWTFDPPGSPPFWLMVWNSTVMALIIMVGKIAISIISAYAIVYFKFPFRLLAFWLIFITLMLPVEVRIIPTYEVVANLGMLNTYAGLTVPLIASATATFLFRQFFMTIPDEMMEAARVDGAGPIKFFRDILLPLSRTNIAALCIILFIYGWVQYLWPLLVTTREEHFTLMMGVRQMAGAQEVDPQWNLIMTAVVLAMLPPVLIVILMQRLFVKGLVETEK; encoded by the coding sequence ATGGTCGAAAACCGTCCCCTTCTCACCGTCCTCACCCATCTGGTCCTGGTCGTGGGCGTCATCATCGTCGCCTTCCCCGTCTATGTGGCGGTCATCGCCATGACCCATACCGATGTGACGCTCAACAGCGGCGCCCCGCTTCTGCCGGGTGGCGAACTCATCGCCAACCTCATTGCGGTCTGGACCTTCGATCCGCCGGGCAGCCCGCCCTTCTGGCTGATGGTGTGGAATTCCACGGTGATGGCGCTCATCATCATGGTGGGCAAGATCGCCATCTCGATCATCTCCGCCTACGCCATCGTCTATTTCAAATTCCCCTTCCGGCTCCTGGCCTTCTGGCTGATCTTCATCACCCTGATGCTGCCGGTCGAGGTGCGCATCATCCCCACCTATGAGGTCGTGGCCAATCTGGGCATGCTCAACACCTATGCCGGCCTCACCGTCCCGCTGATCGCCTCGGCCACCGCCACCTTCCTCTTCCGGCAGTTCTTCATGACCATCCCGGACGAGATGATGGAGGCGGCCCGCGTCGATGGCGCCGGCCCGATCAAATTCTTCCGCGATATCCTTTTGCCGCTCTCGCGCACAAATATCGCGGCGCTGTGCATCATCCTCTTCATCTATGGCTGGGTGCAGTATCTCTGGCCGCTTCTGGTCACCACGCGCGAGGAACACTTCACCCTCATGATGGGCGTACGCCAGATGGCCGGCGCCCAGGAGGTCGATCCGCAATGGAACCTCATCATGACGGCCGTGGTGCTCGCCATGCTGCCCCCCGTCCTCATCGTCATTCTCATGCAGCGCCTGTTCGTCAAAGGCCTTGTCGAAACGGAGAAATAA
- a CDS encoding sn-glycerol-3-phosphate import ATP-binding protein UgpC, which translates to MSAIEISNVRKIYQGNVEAIKGIDLSIEDGELVVLVGPSGCGKSTLLRMIAGLESITSGDVRIGETVVNKLEPAERDIAMVFQNYALYPHMSVRQNLEYGLKNRKTPKEEIDRRVAEAARILEIEQFLERKPRQLSGGQRQRVAMGRAIVRQPKAFLFDEPLSNLDAKLRGQMRVEIRRLQRTLGTTSVYVTHDQLEAMTLADKLVVMNGGVIEQIGKPLEVYSDPASVFVAAFMGSPGMNLVPTDALRAVAGTLPDRVAAGCGTIGIRPEDIALEAPAEPHLSIDATLDAIELVGSESLLYVHAQGLDKELVLRSAGIHRGETGDALKIHVPHTALHCFDAQTGRKMHDRVGNA; encoded by the coding sequence ATGTCCGCCATCGAAATCTCCAATGTCCGCAAGATCTATCAGGGCAATGTCGAGGCCATCAAAGGCATTGATCTGTCCATCGAAGACGGCGAACTCGTCGTCCTCGTCGGTCCTTCCGGCTGTGGGAAATCCACGCTGTTGCGCATGATTGCCGGGCTGGAATCGATCACCTCGGGCGACGTGCGCATCGGGGAAACCGTGGTCAACAAGCTCGAACCGGCCGAGCGCGACATCGCCATGGTGTTCCAGAACTATGCGCTCTACCCCCATATGAGCGTGCGCCAGAATCTCGAATACGGGCTCAAGAACCGCAAAACCCCCAAGGAGGAGATCGATCGCCGCGTCGCCGAGGCCGCCCGGATCCTGGAAATCGAACAGTTCCTCGAGCGCAAGCCGCGCCAGCTTTCCGGCGGCCAGCGTCAGCGCGTCGCGATGGGCCGGGCCATCGTACGCCAGCCCAAGGCGTTCCTGTTCGACGAGCCACTCTCCAATCTCGATGCCAAACTGCGCGGCCAGATGCGGGTTGAAATCCGCCGCCTGCAGCGCACGCTTGGCACCACCTCGGTCTATGTCACCCACGATCAGCTCGAAGCCATGACGTTGGCCGACAAGCTGGTGGTGATGAACGGCGGGGTGATCGAACAGATCGGCAAGCCGCTCGAGGTCTATTCCGACCCTGCTTCGGTCTTCGTTGCCGCCTTCATGGGTTCGCCCGGCATGAACCTGGTTCCCACCGACGCGCTGCGCGCCGTGGCCGGCACGCTTCCCGACCGCGTGGCTGCCGGCTGCGGCACCATCGGCATCCGCCCCGAAGATATCGCCCTCGAAGCGCCCGCCGAGCCCCACCTTTCGATCGACGCCACCCTCGATGCCATCGAGCTCGTAGGTTCGGAAAGCCTGCTCTATGTTCACGCCCAGGGGCTCGACAAGGAACTGGTGCTGCGCAGCGCCGGCATCCATCGCGGCGAGACCGGCGATGCGCTCAAAATCCACGTTCCGCACACCGCTTTGCATTGTTTCGATGCCCAGACGGGGCGAAAAATGCACGACCGTGTTGGCAATGCCTGA
- a CDS encoding DUF4893 domain-containing protein, producing the protein MRAVITALIAISLALVSPALAQDSRGYAKSLFAQLHPEDQTLAQGWREGLAARLDQLAGTSEDPEILGALPQFQTLIDAEPIAFHIAELEGDWRMRSLQATELGAFVYPYFPARIYPEGQALIFDKASGSQRHRGMLAQADDMTVFFVGALYYGYEAPRLYSTMMAGEITPEQREFDAVAEIQKIGENHFVMAFAPEDGGRFRLYEIRK; encoded by the coding sequence ATGCGTGCCGTCATAACAGCCCTGATCGCCATCTCTCTCGCCCTCGTTTCCCCCGCTCTCGCCCAGGATTCGAGGGGTTACGCCAAGTCCCTCTTCGCCCAGCTCCATCCCGAGGACCAAACCCTCGCCCAAGGCTGGCGCGAAGGGCTGGCGGCTCGTCTCGACCAATTGGCCGGGACCTCCGAGGATCCCGAAATCCTGGGTGCCCTTCCACAATTTCAGACCCTGATCGATGCCGAGCCCATCGCCTTCCACATCGCCGAACTCGAAGGCGATTGGCGCATGCGCTCGCTGCAAGCCACCGAACTGGGCGCTTTCGTCTATCCCTATTTTCCCGCCCGCATCTATCCCGAAGGGCAGGCGCTCATCTTCGACAAGGCGTCCGGCAGCCAGCGCCATCGGGGCATGTTGGCGCAAGCTGATGATATGACGGTGTTTTTCGTCGGAGCGCTTTACTACGGCTATGAAGCCCCGCGCCTTTATTCGACAATGATGGCCGGGGAAATCACGCCCGAACAGCGCGAATTCGATGCGGTCGCCGAAATTCAGAAAATCGGCGAAAACCACTTCGTCATGGCCTTCGCTCCCGAAGATGGCGGACGATTCCGGCTCTATGAAATCAGAAAGTAA
- a CDS encoding Lrp/AsnC family transcriptional regulator, giving the protein MTKVNADRMLLALLRENARMPVAELARRLGVSRSTAQSRLEKLERNGTIAGYALKLSGGYLSSQISAHLMATVSPKKVGQVVKALESMVEVRTVHSVSGSFDMIVVVEAPSVAELDAVIDRIGALEGVERTMSSIILSTRVDR; this is encoded by the coding sequence ATGACGAAAGTTAACGCCGATCGCATGCTTTTGGCGCTGCTGCGCGAAAACGCCCGCATGCCGGTCGCCGAACTGGCCCGCCGGCTGGGGGTTTCCCGCTCCACTGCGCAAAGTCGGCTCGAAAAACTCGAACGCAACGGAACCATTGCAGGTTACGCGCTCAAATTGTCGGGCGGATATCTTTCGAGCCAGATCAGCGCGCATCTGATGGCGACGGTCTCGCCCAAAAAGGTGGGGCAGGTGGTCAAGGCGCTCGAATCCATGGTGGAGGTGCGCACCGTGCATTCGGTTTCGGGGAGCTTCGACATGATCGTGGTGGTCGAGGCCCCGTCTGTCGCTGAACTCGACGCGGTGATCGACAGGATCGGTGCGCTCGAAGGGGTCGAGCGCACCATGAGTTCGATCATTCTTTCAACGCGCGTCGATCGCTAG
- a CDS encoding saccharopine dehydrogenase C-terminal domain-containing protein, whose translation MKEIVVIGAGRIGATIADMLSQSGDYAVTVVDRSADALAALDTGPEVKSARCEVAEPGALEAILKGKFAVLSAAPYSLTTRIAEAAAAAGVHYLDLTEDVKSTRRVKEIASKADTAFIPQCGLAPGFIAIAAMSLAKRFDTLEDVKMKVGALPQFPTNVLNYALTWSPEGVINEYCEPCEAIVDGELTEIAPLEDIEEFELDGVRYEAFNTSGGLGSTPQVLNGKVKNLNYRTIRYPGHARIMKLLLNDLNLKDRRDLALDIFRHALSTTKQDMVVILVEVTGTRVGKPAYERFARTILSGYVGTRERSAIQITTASGISAVLDMLAAGQLPQKGFVAQEEIALDAFLANRFGRIYAQNQAMTKVA comes from the coding sequence ATGAAGGAGATCGTCGTCATAGGGGCGGGCCGGATCGGCGCCACCATAGCGGACATGCTCAGCCAGAGCGGTGATTACGCCGTTACCGTGGTCGACCGTTCCGCCGATGCGCTGGCCGCGCTCGATACCGGTCCCGAGGTCAAGTCTGCGCGCTGCGAAGTGGCCGAACCCGGCGCCCTGGAAGCCATTCTCAAAGGCAAATTCGCGGTGCTCTCGGCAGCGCCCTATTCGCTCACCACCCGCATCGCGGAAGCCGCCGCCGCCGCTGGCGTTCACTATCTCGATCTCACCGAGGATGTAAAATCCACGAGGCGCGTCAAGGAAATAGCATCAAAGGCCGATACCGCCTTCATCCCGCAGTGCGGGCTCGCTCCGGGGTTCATCGCCATCGCCGCGATGAGTCTCGCCAAACGCTTCGATACGCTCGAAGACGTCAAGATGAAGGTCGGCGCCCTGCCGCAATTTCCCACCAACGTCCTCAATTACGCGCTGACCTGGTCGCCCGAAGGGGTGATCAACGAATATTGCGAACCTTGTGAAGCCATCGTCGATGGCGAGCTTACGGAAATCGCTCCGCTGGAGGACATCGAGGAGTTCGAGCTCGATGGGGTGCGTTATGAGGCGTTCAACACGTCGGGCGGGCTGGGCTCCACTCCGCAAGTGCTCAACGGGAAAGTCAAAAACCTCAACTACCGCACCATCCGCTATCCCGGCCATGCGCGGATCATGAAGCTTTTGCTCAACGATCTGAATTTAAAGGATCGCCGCGATCTGGCGCTGGACATCTTCCGCCATGCGCTCTCGACCACCAAGCAGGACATGGTGGTGATCCTGGTCGAAGTGACCGGCACGCGCGTCGGCAAGCCTGCCTATGAGCGCTTCGCGCGCACCATTCTGTCAGGCTATGTGGGAACACGTGAGCGCTCGGCCATCCAGATCACCACTGCCTCGGGCATCTCCGCTGTGCTTGACATGCTGGCCGCCGGGCAATTGCCGCAAAAGGGGTTCGTGGCGCAGGAAGAAATCGCGCTCGATGCCTTCCTCGCCAATCGCTTCGGCCGAATCTATGCCCAGAACCAGGCGATGACCAAGGTCGCCTAG
- a CDS encoding DUF72 domain-containing protein, whose translation MAGGKIHIGVGGWTFEPWRGTYYPEKLAQRRELEYMGTTMTGVEVNGTFYGSQKPESFRKWHDEVPEDFMFTLKGTRYATNKRVLGEAGESVNRFTSSGITELKDKLGPINWQLASTKKFDPDDFAAFLKLLPATQDGRKLRHAVEARHESFANGDAVALARENGVALITGADAEYQVIADPTADFVYLRLQGTSEEHEKGYSEKDLDLWAERIVTYAQGGVPDDLPSRGPSPKQTPREVFAFVISGFKERNPKAAMALIERVKKLGG comes from the coding sequence ATGGCGGGCGGAAAAATCCATATCGGGGTGGGCGGCTGGACGTTCGAGCCCTGGCGCGGCACCTATTATCCGGAGAAATTGGCGCAAAGGCGCGAGCTCGAATATATGGGCACGACCATGACCGGGGTGGAGGTCAACGGCACTTTCTATGGCAGCCAGAAGCCCGAGAGCTTCCGCAAATGGCACGATGAAGTGCCGGAAGATTTCATGTTCACGTTGAAGGGCACGCGTTACGCGACCAACAAGCGCGTGCTCGGCGAAGCGGGCGAATCGGTCAATCGTTTTACATCGAGCGGCATCACCGAGCTCAAGGACAAGCTCGGGCCGATCAATTGGCAGCTCGCCTCGACCAAAAAATTTGATCCCGATGATTTCGCTGCATTTCTGAAGCTCCTGCCCGCAACCCAGGACGGCCGCAAGCTGCGCCATGCCGTGGAGGCGCGGCACGAAAGCTTTGCCAATGGCGATGCGGTGGCGCTGGCGCGCGAAAACGGCGTGGCGCTGATCACCGGGGCCGATGCCGAGTATCAGGTGATCGCCGACCCCACCGCCGATTTCGTTTATCTGCGCTTGCAGGGGACCAGCGAGGAGCACGAGAAGGGCTATTCGGAAAAGGATCTCGACCTCTGGGCCGAGCGGATCGTCACTTACGCCCAGGGCGGGGTGCCCGACGATCTGCCCAGCCGCGGGCCTAGCCCCAAGCAAACCCCGCGCGAAGTGTTCGCCTTCGTGATCTCGGGATTCAAGGAGCGCAATCCCAAGGCCGCGATGGCGCTGATCGAGCGAGTGAAAAAACTCGGCGGCTAG
- a CDS encoding DUF72 domain-containing protein, with protein sequence MAKGNIRIGISGWTYKGWRGKFYPEGLPHKRELSYAAECFPSIEINGTFYGLQRPEAFARWREETPEDFVFAIKGSRYITHMLRLKEVETPLANFLASGPLRLGPKLGPILWQFPARMKFDPDRFLRFLDLLPRTTQEAAKLARKHDQRLEGRAYAEAEIDIPLRHAFEIRSETFCTPDFVDLLRAHNAALVVADTVDWPLVMDMTADFVYCRLHGSEELYTSGYEDEALDIWARRVAAWARGAEPRDAKRIAGRGPKAESRDVFVYFDNDAKVRAPFDAQGLIRRLKLD encoded by the coding sequence ATGGCAAAGGGAAATATCCGTATCGGCATTTCGGGCTGGACCTACAAGGGCTGGCGGGGAAAGTTCTACCCCGAAGGCCTGCCTCATAAGCGCGAGCTTTCCTATGCCGCCGAGTGCTTTCCCTCGATCGAGATCAACGGCACCTTCTATGGCCTGCAGCGCCCCGAAGCCTTCGCCCGCTGGCGCGAGGAGACGCCGGAGGATTTCGTCTTCGCCATCAAGGGCTCGCGCTACATCACCCATATGCTCAGGCTCAAGGAGGTGGAGACCCCGCTCGCCAACTTTCTCGCCTCTGGCCCGTTGCGGCTCGGCCCCAAGCTGGGACCGATCCTCTGGCAATTTCCGGCCCGCATGAAGTTCGATCCTGACCGCTTTTTACGGTTTCTGGACCTGCTGCCGCGCACGACCCAGGAGGCGGCAAAGCTGGCTCGCAAGCACGACCAGCGGCTCGAAGGCCGCGCCTATGCCGAAGCCGAAATCGACATTCCCCTTCGCCACGCCTTCGAAATCCGCAGCGAAACCTTCTGCACGCCGGACTTCGTCGATCTGCTCAGGGCGCACAATGCGGCGCTTGTGGTGGCAGACACCGTCGACTGGCCGCTGGTCATGGATATGACCGCCGACTTCGTCTATTGCCGCCTGCACGGATCTGAGGAGCTTTATACGAGCGGCTATGAGGACGAAGCGCTTGATATATGGGCAAGACGCGTTGCGGCCTGGGCAAGAGGCGCCGAGCCTCGGGACGCAAAGCGTATCGCAGGACGCGGACCGAAGGCCGAGAGCCGGGACGTGTTCGTCTATTTCGACAATGACGCCAAGGTCCGCGCGCCGTTCGATGCGCAGGGGCTGATCAGGCGGTTGAAGCTCGATTAG
- a CDS encoding IclR family transcriptional regulator, producing the protein MSLAAPRRRVPALERASQILDHLVAIGKPATAYEIGQAIGAPLSTVYGTIDDLVAQGFVDRSGNGSVWLGPKLYHYGLAYARRLDLLSVATEEMNALSRASGETVQVCGRDGDAMVVLAMAEGPDHFGVASRVGTRTPLNWSASGRLLVGHLPEPKRRAVFEHATRPSPTGKAETDINDLVTSARTALENRLSIQAGESDYSVACIASPICDAEGACRATISIVVPDHKVDQPDPDLKALVRKSARRIEGRLGWQANRASTA; encoded by the coding sequence ATGAGTCTCGCCGCGCCCCGCCGCCGCGTGCCGGCGCTCGAGCGGGCGAGCCAGATCCTCGATCACCTGGTCGCGATCGGAAAGCCGGCCACGGCCTATGAGATCGGCCAGGCGATCGGCGCGCCGCTCTCGACGGTCTACGGCACCATCGACGATCTGGTGGCTCAAGGCTTTGTCGATCGCTCGGGGAATGGCAGCGTCTGGCTGGGCCCCAAACTCTACCACTACGGCCTAGCTTATGCCCGCCGTCTGGACCTGCTCTCCGTCGCCACCGAGGAAATGAACGCCCTCTCGCGCGCCTCGGGCGAGACCGTGCAGGTCTGCGGACGCGACGGCGATGCCATGGTCGTCCTCGCCATGGCCGAAGGCCCCGACCATTTCGGCGTCGCCTCGCGCGTCGGCACCCGCACCCCGCTCAACTGGTCGGCCTCGGGGCGCCTGCTGGTCGGACATCTGCCCGAGCCCAAGCGCCGCGCCGTGTTCGAGCACGCCACCCGCCCCTCGCCCACCGGCAAGGCGGAAACCGACATAAACGACCTCGTCACATCGGCCCGTACGGCGCTTGAAAACCGTCTTTCGATTCAGGCCGGAGAGTCGGACTATTCGGTCGCCTGCATCGCTTCTCCCATTTGCGATGCCGAAGGCGCCTGCCGCGCGACGATCTCGATCGTTGTGCCGGACCATAAGGTTGACCAGCCCGATCCCGATCTCAAGGCACTCGTGCGCAAAAGCGCCCGCCGCATTGAGGGGCGGTTGGGGTGGCAGGCTAATCGAGCTTCAACCGCCTGA
- a CDS encoding aminotransferase class V-fold PLP-dependent enzyme, translating into MDMDIHERFGLRRVINCSGTMTGLGASIVVPQAREAVAAVLGQWTEIADLQRAASRTIAGLTGAEAGCVTASCSAAITLTIAGLMTGRDMGLIERLPDTAGLKNQVVIQTGHLVDYGAPIDQAIRLSGAKVVPVGQATETRPHQLAAAITENTAAALYVVSHHCVEYGQLPLEIFCEIAHEKGVPVIVDAASEYDLKGFLAKGADLVLYSGHKFLGGPTSGIIAGKADLVAAAYLQNYGIGRGFKVGKEGIAGVIAALEAWDTRDHAGIRARERAALDLWKATLDDRPGILARLTPDPTGNPLDRLRIDFDPRMAKITAWDFAAAMAAGEPAIIVRDHEAEHNYLFLDPCNLHAGEEEVVAGRLTAVLDAALAADGRMVTPFADTVRARAQAFGRWPQ; encoded by the coding sequence ATTGATATGGATATCCACGAACGCTTCGGCCTGCGCCGCGTCATCAACTGCTCGGGCACCATGACCGGGCTCGGCGCCTCCATCGTCGTGCCCCAAGCGCGCGAGGCGGTCGCCGCGGTGCTTGGCCAGTGGACCGAAATCGCCGATCTCCAGCGTGCTGCCAGCCGCACCATCGCAGGGCTGACGGGTGCGGAAGCGGGTTGCGTTACGGCCTCCTGCTCGGCGGCGATTACGCTTACGATCGCGGGGCTGATGACCGGCCGCGACATGGGATTGATCGAGCGCCTCCCCGATACGGCGGGGCTGAAAAACCAAGTCGTCATCCAAACCGGACATCTGGTCGATTACGGCGCGCCGATCGACCAGGCGATCAGGCTTTCCGGTGCCAAGGTGGTTCCGGTCGGACAGGCGACCGAAACCCGCCCGCACCAGCTCGCCGCCGCAATCACTGAAAATACCGCCGCAGCGCTCTATGTTGTCTCGCACCACTGCGTCGAATACGGCCAGCTTCCGTTGGAAATCTTCTGCGAGATCGCCCACGAAAAAGGCGTGCCGGTAATTGTCGATGCCGCCTCCGAATACGATCTCAAGGGCTTTCTCGCCAAGGGCGCCGATCTCGTCCTCTATTCGGGGCACAAATTCCTCGGCGGGCCGACTTCGGGCATTATTGCCGGTAAAGCGGATCTGGTGGCCGCCGCGTACCTCCAAAATTATGGCATCGGCCGCGGTTTCAAGGTCGGCAAGGAGGGCATCGCCGGGGTGATTGCCGCGCTCGAGGCCTGGGATACCCGTGACCACGCCGGTATCCGGGCCCGCGAGCGGGCTGCGCTCGACCTGTGGAAAGCAACGCTGGACGACCGCCCGGGCATCCTCGCCCGTTTGACGCCCGACCCCACCGGCAATCCCCTCGACAGGCTGCGCATCGATTTCGATCCCAGGATGGCGAAAATCACCGCCTGGGATTTCGCCGCGGCGATGGCGGCGGGCGAACCGGCCATCATCGTCCGCGACCATGAAGCCGAGCACAATTATCTGTTCCTCGACCCCTGCAATCTGCATGCGGGCGAGGAAGAGGTGGTTGCGGGCCGGCTGACGGCGGTGCTCGATGCGGCGCTGGCTGCCGATGGGCGCATGGTCACCCCATTCGCCGATACGGTCCGCGCCCGTGCCCAAGCGTTCGGCCGGTGGCCGCAATGA
- a CDS encoding RidA family protein: MTPYERLAELGLELPPVPAPVANFTNWVREGDLVFISGQGPIEPDGTRHTGKLGAGVDIEAGYAHARLTGLNLIAVMHEALGDLSRVKRVVKLLGMVNATPDFVEHPKVVNGCSDLMVAVFGKKGIHARSAVGFSSLPFGITVEIEAVIAVED, encoded by the coding sequence ATGACGCCCTATGAGCGCCTCGCCGAACTGGGGCTGGAACTGCCGCCCGTCCCTGCACCCGTTGCCAATTTCACCAATTGGGTGCGCGAGGGCGATCTGGTCTTCATTTCCGGCCAGGGACCGATCGAACCGGACGGTACCCGCCATACAGGCAAGCTGGGCGCCGGGGTGGATATCGAGGCCGGTTACGCCCATGCCCGGCTGACTGGGCTCAACCTCATCGCCGTCATGCACGAGGCGCTGGGCGATCTTTCGCGGGTCAAGCGGGTCGTGAAGCTCCTGGGCATGGTCAACGCGACTCCCGATTTCGTCGAGCACCCGAAAGTCGTCAATGGCTGCTCGGACCTGATGGTCGCGGTGTTCGGCAAAAAGGGAATCCATGCCCGCTCGGCCGTGGGCTTTTCCTCGCTGCCTTTCGGGATCACCGTGGAGATCGAAGCCGTGATCGCTGTGGAGGATTGA
- a CDS encoding amidohydrolase/deacetylase family metallohydrolase gives MGNSFAPADRPLLLADIRPIGFGLGLPERCDVLIAPGGTVAAVGPGLAADGAERIEGRGAFLSPGWTDLHAHIWYGGTDISIPPDEAGAARGVTTIVDAGSAGEANFHGFREYIAEPARENVYAFLNLGSIGLVACNRVSELMDMRSIDIDRIKATVEANRDVIRGLKVRASAVITGGWDMAPVKLAKKLGRILDLPLMVHVGEPPPLYDDVLAVLTEGDIVTHCFNGKVGGSILEDEDLYRLAEDAASRGVVLDVGHGGASFSFDVAKAALARGLKPKTISTDLHNRSMDQSVWDMATTLSKLLSLGMDFEDVVHAATIAPRQVIRLDTEDLLAIGKPAEFTLFEIEDSTVTVRDAHGATSLLEKTFEPRYAILGAHAVHAHRYHPMEGDVPRACAHCGWPLP, from the coding sequence ATCGGTAATTCTTTCGCGCCCGCAGATCGACCGCTACTGCTCGCGGACATCCGTCCCATCGGCTTCGGTCTGGGTTTGCCCGAGCGATGTGATGTTCTCATCGCGCCCGGAGGCACCGTCGCTGCTGTGGGTCCTGGACTGGCCGCCGACGGCGCCGAGCGGATAGAGGGAAGGGGCGCTTTCCTTTCCCCCGGCTGGACCGATCTGCACGCCCATATCTGGTATGGCGGCACCGACATCTCGATCCCTCCCGATGAGGCTGGCGCGGCGCGCGGGGTGACGACCATCGTTGACGCGGGCTCGGCCGGCGAAGCCAATTTCCACGGGTTTCGCGAGTATATCGCCGAGCCGGCGCGCGAGAATGTTTACGCCTTTCTGAACCTCGGCTCGATCGGGCTGGTTGCGTGTAACCGGGTCTCCGAACTCATGGACATGCGCTCGATCGACATCGACAGGATCAAGGCAACGGTTGAAGCCAATCGCGACGTGATCCGGGGTTTGAAGGTCCGCGCCAGCGCGGTGATCACCGGCGGCTGGGACATGGCGCCAGTCAAGCTCGCAAAGAAGCTCGGGCGCATCCTCGACCTGCCGCTCATGGTGCATGTGGGCGAGCCGCCCCCACTCTATGACGACGTGCTGGCGGTCTTGACCGAGGGCGACATCGTCACCCATTGCTTCAACGGCAAGGTCGGCGGCTCGATCCTCGAGGACGAGGACCTCTATCGCCTCGCGGAGGACGCCGCTTCGCGCGGCGTGGTGCTCGATGTCGGCCATGGCGGGGCCTCGTTTTCGTTCGACGTGGCCAAGGCCGCGCTGGCGCGGGGACTGAAACCGAAAACCATCTCCACCGACCTGCACAACCGCTCCATGGACCAGTCGGTCTGGGACATGGCGACGACGCTCTCGAAACTCCTCTCGCTCGGCATGGATTTCGAAGACGTGGTGCACGCCGCGACCATTGCCCCGCGACAGGTGATCAGGCTCGACACCGAAGACCTGCTCGCGATCGGCAAGCCCGCCGAATTCACCCTGTTCGAGATCGAGGACAGCACGGTGACGGTCCGGGACGCCCACGGCGCCACCTCATTGCTCGAAAAGACTTTCGAGCCGCGTTACGCGATCCTTGGTGCCCATGCCGTCCATGCCCATCGCTATCACCCGATGGAGGGCGATGTGCCCCGCGCCTGCGCCCATTGCGGCTGGCCGCTGCCATGA